The sequence below is a genomic window from Rudanella lutea DSM 19387.
GAAAAAGATGCTGTTTGTTTGTTCGACGTGGTGGTTGGCTGGGATGAGTTTGCGGTAGTCCGGGAGTTAAAAACCCAGTGGGTGAAGTGGCTGACTGACGGAACCCTCTCTAAAGGGTTGCTGCTGAGTATGTTCGACTGGTACGAAACGGCTACCCGGCGCGATAAGAAATCTAACCAACTCCTCAACGACCAATCGTGGCGGTGGAATGCGGCCTACAGCCTGGCCCGCCAACGTACCCGCAACCCCAACGACCCGAAAAACAAAGCCCTCGACACGCTCAAACTGCTGCTGATGTGCGGCCAATATACCGACCTGAGGGGCCAGCCGATACAGGTCCGGCTTGAAGCCTTTATTGTGGCCTGCCGCTGGGCCGAACTAACCTTTCGTGACCAATTAAACGCTGAATGATTATGGCAAAAACCCGACCAAGTAACATTGATCCCGCTATTTTGAAAGATGGGGTTCGAGATGTTGATGTCCTGAAAAACTGGGGACATTACCTTGCTGAAAAAGATCATGAGTTTGACCAGCTTTCATCTTCACAACTTCGCCGTTTTTTTGGAGCGGTGAAAAAGATTCAAGCTGATTTCAAGGGTAAGCGTAGTGAGTTACCTCTGCTTGAGCCCAAACTTGCTTATGCTGTTGGCCGTGACTTTAACAAAGACAAGCAAAAAAATAAATCTAAGATCAAGCCCTTCTATGAGTTGATGTGCCCCCTTATTCGGGGGCTTAAATCGGACAAGCAAAAACCCGATGAGATTGAAATAGATGAGCGGAAGCGTTTTAAACACTTTGTTGACGTATTCGAAGGTATTGTAGCCTACCATAAAGAAATGGAAGAAGTGAAAA
It includes:
- the csm2 gene encoding type III-A CRISPR-associated protein Csm2 — protein: MAKTRPSNIDPAILKDGVRDVDVLKNWGHYLAEKDHEFDQLSSSQLRRFFGAVKKIQADFKGKRSELPLLEPKLAYAVGRDFNKDKQKNKSKIKPFYELMCPLIRGLKSDKQKPDEIEIDERKRFKHFVDVFEGIVAYHKEMEEVKTQPTA